The Tenrec ecaudatus isolate mTenEca1 chromosome 7, mTenEca1.hap1, whole genome shotgun sequence genome window below encodes:
- the AKIRIN2 gene encoding akirin-2, whose product MACGATLKRTLDFDPLLSPASPKRRRCAPLSAPTSATASPSAAAAATAASFSAAAASPQKYHRMEPSPFGDVSSRLTTEQILYNIKQEYKRMQKRRHLETSFQQTDPCCTSDAQPHAFLLSGPASPGTSSATSSPLKKEQPLFTLRQVGMICERLLKEREEKVREEYEEILNTKLAEQYDAFVKFTHDQIMRRYGEQPASYVS is encoded by the exons ATGGCGTGCGGAGCCACTCTGAAAAGGACTCTGGATTTCGACCCGCTGCTGAGCCCGGCGTCCCCGAAGCGGAGGCGATGTGCGCCATTGTCGGCGCCCACCTCAGCCACCGCCTCCCCGTCGGCGGCGGCCGCGGCCACCGCCGCCTCCTTCTCGGCCGCCGCCGCCTCGCCGCAGAAGTACCACCGAATGGAGCCGTCCCCCTTCGGCGACGTCTCTTCCCGCCTCACCACAG AACAAATTCTGTACAACATAAAACAAGAGTATAAACgtatgcagaagagaagacatttAGAAACTAGTTTCCAACAAACAGATCCATGTTGTACATCTGATGCACAGCCACATGCCTTTCTCCTCAGTGGACCAGCTTCTCCGG GGACTTCATCTGCAACATCTTCgccattaaaaaaagaacagccTTTATTCACTCTACGGCAGGTTGGGATGATCTGTGAACGTTTGTTGAAAGAACGTGAAGAGAAAGTTCGAGAAGAGTATGAAGAAATATTGAATACAAAGCTTGCAG AACAATATGACGCATTTGTGAAGTTTACGCATGATCAGATAATGCGACGATATGGAGAACAGCCTGCTAGTT ATGTTTCATGA